Below is a window of Lodderomyces elongisporus chromosome 3, complete sequence DNA.
AAGATTCAAATCGAGATCtcaaattcaatttttgaGACAAatcaatttaaaaaaaaaacatacaCCTGCTGGAAGAAAAACCCCAACAAACTCTTTTTGAGTTTTAAGTTTCCATTATATTTATTGTGTTTGCAATGTCCACCACTTCTAACTCACTCACACCGCCACCTGAGCCAACAGCTGGTCTTTCTACACCACACTTGAATCAGTCTGAGGCAAATGAACCAGTAGTtgcagaaaagaaaccaacGGTCCTTGACATCGCCAAGGACATTGAAAAGGACTTGGCCgatttaaaagaaaagttggataataattataagGAACTGAATCAACGAGTCGAAGTtgcattgaaaaaaatagccGAATTGAGGTAATACTACTAGCCAAAGAGTCTTATTGTTCTGTATGTGTTCTTCCTTTCAAATTTGGTATATTCACGAGCATTGATTATTATGCCACATGAGGACAGTTGAGGTATATAAAGTTTGAGATGCAACACTAATGACTCGGATGATCGATTAGTGTTGCTAACGAGTTGTCGGACTACTGCTTCGGTTAGTGTCGagtcaaagaagaaaaggaaaaattaTTAAAGCACTATAAATTGTGATTGAAGGTATTCATTATTGAGAACTTGCAATaaaaaaagccaaaaaaaaaacaaaatggaGGGGGTATGGGGAGGAAGAACCACTTTTTTAATCAGCATAAAGTACGGCTATTAAGTATTTATCATCGTAGTAGAGTTTTTATCAAGAcgttgtaaaaaaaatgtatagACTATGGAATCTTGTAAATTATCTTTATCAATAACGCACCTCACTAAACTCactcaaaacaaaacagaaaaaaagaaaattactgaaaaaaatgaaataaaataaaaattagaGTACATTCGTAGTCAATCCTCCCTATGAAATTGCGCTTACATTTTGAGAAAGTTCCGAAACCAACCTGCTATACTAATGTCCTTTGATCTTTGATCTTGGTTATCTTTTCAACGTTGTGATTTAACTTTGACTCAGATCCGGACTTCTCGGTAATGCCCAAACTCACCGATGAAAGTAGGGCTTTCCATTTTGGAGTTTACACTATTGTTTATCAAATCCCTCAAGGAAAGGTGACAACATATGGCATGTAAACGAAACGATTACAACTATCTTTCCTTCTTACTAATTCTCCCTTCCACCCTTCATATTATTAGCTTCTTTCCGCGAATTCAATGCTCATTGCAGTTTCACTAACACATAAGTCAAGGCCATTTAGCTTATTTACTCGATAAGCCAGCAAATTCTAGACAGGTAGGGTCGTCACTCAAGCATTGTGCCATGATCTTTCAAGACTTGAATCAAGGCTATGAACCGCAGGATGAAGAATACCTAGACTTGGAGAGTTTACCCTGGTGGAGAGTGGTACTGAGCTCAGGAAAGATTTCGCCTCGTGAAAATTCAAATGGACAGTATCGGCAAGCTGATTTACTACGAGGCGAAAGTATTGCTGTGTCGGATGCTCACTTGATAGATTTGAAAGAGTATGGGTGGTTTCCAGAGGATGTGGAACTATAGTCATTTAGAAAATATGCAACATTCAAATAGACGATGCGTCGTATCCAACGTTGCTACGTGAAAACCTATTTGCATCGTTATCAATATCATCATTATGATTATTgtcaataataattataatattTATAATAGTGATtctaataacaataacaccTACTTAGACCGTAATAGAATATTATGAGCTCAAGTATGCTCTGGCAATAGACTGTGTCTAGTtgtttaaaaataaatttgcTGCATAATGTAACAACGTAGCCAATATATCACAACCTTTATAGGCAAGAATTGTGAAATCTACTCATTTATGTAAAACCAAATATGATTAAGAGATTGAGAatgataaaaataaaaatattaataaaATAGTAGTACTACATAATCTAAAACTCtaaattgttgtttatatcatatatatacatatatatatatatatgacatatatatatatgttgtTCTTAGCAATTCAATCAATCAGTCTTCATGAGCAATATCACGATTGCTGTCAAGGTCTGCCGTGTCCAACGCTTTATTCGGCGCCTCGGGCGGGACACTAGCTGTGTCCTTCTTGTCCTCCGTATCCTTCATCTCGACATCAACGTCATCATTCTCAACATTCTCAACATTCTCAACATTTACTGTGTTTTCGTCGCTAACGTCTTTCTTGTGTCCACTTGTTGGATGTTTACCTGCATCTTCATCCacaatctctttttttgcttcattATTTAATGTCTCTTCAGCTTTACCTTCATCTTTTGATGACTCTTCAGCTTTACCTTCATCTTTTGATGACTCTTCAGCTTTACCTTCATCTTTTGATGACCCATCCTCCTTACCTCCATCTTTTGATGGTTCCTTATCTTTGCCTTCAACTTTTGATGACCCATCCTCCTTACCTCCATCTATTGATGGTTCCTTATCTTTGCCTTCATCTTTGGTTTCATCTTTCGATCCTTTGACTTGTTCAGAGTCTATAATTTTTGCATCTTTTTCGATACTTAGACTCTTCTCATCTGCTGTACCATTCATTGCAatgtctttattttctttgctcttCTCTTCTGAGTCTGTCTTTTTGGCCCCTTCATCATTAGATTCCTTAGATGAATCATTTACTTTATCCTCTTTTTGATTGGACTTTTCAGCATCACTCGTTTTCGGTACTGCCTGTTTACCAGCCACGGGAATAGGTTCAAGTTTCGGCAACTCGTCTTCCTCTTTTAAGAAAAAGGAGTTTGCaatgatttttttcttaatagCCGTAATCTTACCAGTTGGTGGTAATTTAGGACGTatgtttctttgcttttgaggcaactcttcatcttcaatcaaaacaaacaaattgtCGTCTGGTAAGTCAAGACTCTcgccttttttcttctgcaacTTGATATGCTGCTGTTTGGATCGTTCATTAAGTTTGGAATAGAATGGTTTCAATAatccaatttgtttttccacATCACTGGCGTGAAGTTTTTCTGGTTCGTATTCTTGCAAGTCTTCAAATTTGTGACGTTTATTAGCTCCACCTGTGGAGCTGAATTGATTGTGCAAACGTGAATGAAGGAGGTGTATAGGTATCGACGACGTCAACATGTTATACTCCTTGTCCAAACCCAACTCTttaaaaccaaagaaatCATCACCAAGATCATTTGAGAAATCACCAGTCATAAACTGCTCACTATTATCGGCAAAACTTTTCTCATTGAAATTTTCCAAGCCGGGTCGTAACAAATCCTTGAGAAAGTTTGATAGTTTAACTCGCAAATCCTTTAACTTATCCTGTTGTTTCATAACTCTTTCCTGAATAAACGTGTACAAGTCATCTGGCTTGTCAACTCCATTCTCCAAAAGAGACAATAACAAAACCTCTTGAGGGTCATTAAGTCGGTTTCTCGAATTGGTTTCAGTGTGAAGTTTCAATGATTTGGCAATGTTTCCAATGTACTTTTCGGCAATTTGAGCCAAGGTATTGATTGCAGACGGCGCTGCAGTTTCAAACCCTGTTTGCATTGCAATCTTGGCGACATTTCGACGGAGTACGCAATATTGGATTTCATGAGTGTATGGGTCGTGATTTGGCAATTTCGAAGCAGCATCCGTATCCACTTCTTTGATATGTTCTATTTCAGGTTGTTTCATTTGTGTGTGGTGAACAAACTGTTGTGTTTGCATTTGTCGGATTAAAGAAATCTTGAAACATATTTTACGAATCTCCTGTATCTCAGTTATGTTTTCAACATATAGTTTGTTCAACCCAGAGTCTTGCAGTAATGTGAAATCAGACTTGATTTTGGATGCGTCACCACCTGTTTGTTGCAAATAAATATCTACTAGTTTGTTCTCAGAAGCCTCCTCTTGTTCTTCGGTGACACCACTATAAGCGAACCCTGGAACACCTCCACTAACATCGTACTCCATCATGTATGGCTCATCGTTTTCTAGCaaactttttgcttttgaaatGACTTCTTCGTTTGACAAGTATTCATTGAAATGCGCCATCTCATCAGATTTTCGGATAATCGCTGGAGCCTCAGAGCGAAGATATCCTCTTTCATCAAATAATTTGGATCGCTGCTCACAATAGTTTGCTCTTGATTTGGATGTTAAAGTTTTCCAAGCTTGAAGTTCTGGATCAAACtcgtcttcttcattttccgCACCAACTGCGCCTGCCATAGCACCTGACGATGATGCCATGTTttcatcttcctcttcgTCTTCCTCCTCTGCTTCATGCACTCCATTAGGTTTTTCCTCCACTGGTGTACCATTTCCAATATTTGGAGTGCTACCCCTGGTTCCATTAGGGTCTTGATTCTTTACTTCTTCGGTCTTCACCTCATCCTGTCGCGTTCTTTTCCTGCCCTTTTTCGATGTGTGCTTCCCAGAAGATGACCCACTCGCATTTTCATTGTCCTTTTCGGTGGCCCGCTCCACACTCCCTGTTGTGCCTCCTTTTTTCTCGGCTTCGGCCTCAgcttcttcctccttttccAACTCGGCGCGAGTCTTGATAGTAATATCGGGTATAGTTGGTGCCAACTTCT
It encodes the following:
- the atl1 gene encoding Alkyltransferase-like protein 1 translates to MSTTSNSLTPPPEPTAGLSTPHLNQSEANEPVVAEKKPTVLDIAKDIEKDLADLKEKLDNNYKESNQRVEVALKKIAELSVANELSDYCFGHLAYLLDKPANSRQVGSSLKHCAMIFQDLNQGYEPQDEEYLDLESLPWWRVVSSSGKISPRENSNGQYRQADLLRGESIAVSDAHLIDLKEYGWFPEDVEL
- the SPT7 gene encoding Transcriptional activator spt7 (BUSCO:EOG09261476) — its product is MEKLNPFQENNPRSLLELAKKLNERRFFETFLNDAQFKIVDYILSLDQVEVWSQFLEGNCYVQYKYSDKIEKPVLNAILEDGVDDDEEEEEEEEAAAGGKEERVNKGAGMGGKHRKQDSVADAKSNTKIKQENGNKRTGTVKTYEAQRAEENVELSFDEGIKMSKKLALHIRYLLWEKAIDFYYDTQELNQNETGVGMSIKEVSDDYELMDSMQYETAEHKNEPPKVDATKNVREVEDDYDDYDDEDDEDEKEEVDKNKKDNGDGNKGSDEENHSNFTQSSQDNELEYNEKKQLVLKVPVSIFENATNAGQTDKGTFSPQSPSYSSSATAAAAATSSSSSSSSATTTAMHTEDKKADQDNLIKEFNKVYHNFEYDRETLFKRRKLEQSDLRLEKKDEKNGKSATHAMNIALGLTSTSLQHLLSTIHSKRNKVALNDHELRNLFMDVRKNRGKWANDDRVGQEELYEACEKVVTELRNYTEHSTFFLNKVSKREAPNYGLIIKKPMDLNTVMKKLKNLSYNSKKEFVDDLMLIWSNCLTYNADPKHFIRAHAIAMQKKTQKLAPTIPDITIKTRAELEKEEEAEAEAEKKGGTTGSVERATEKDNENASGSSSGKHTSKKGRKRTRQDEVKTEEVKNQDPNGTRGSTPNIGNGTPVEEKPNGVHEAEEEDEEEDENMASSSGAMAGAVGAENEEDEFDPELQAWKTLTSKSRANYCEQRSKLFDERGYLRSEAPAIIRKSDEMAHFNEYLSNEEVISKAKSLLENDEPYMMEYDVSGGVPGFAYSGVTEEQEEASENKLVDIYLQQTGGDASKIKSDFTLSQDSGLNKLYVENITEIQEIRKICFKISLIRQMQTQQFVHHTQMKQPEIEHIKEVDTDAASKLPNHDPYTHEIQYCVLRRNVAKIAMQTGFETAAPSAINTLAQIAEKYIGNIAKSLKLHTETNSRNRLNDPQEVLLLSLLENGVDKPDDLYTFIQERVMKQQDKLKDLRVKLSNFLKDLLRPGLENFNEKSFADNSEQFMTGDFSNDLGDDFFGFKELGLDKEYNMLTSSIPIHLLHSRLHNQFSSTGGANKRHKFEDLQEYEPEKLHASDVEKQIGLLKPFYSKLNERSKQQHIKLQKKKGESLDLPDDNLFVLIEDEELPQKQRNIRPKLPPTGKITAIKKKIIANSFFLKEEDELPKLEPIPVAGKQAVPKTSDAEKSNQKEDKVNDSSKESNDEGAKKTDSEEKSKENKDIAMNGTADEKSLSIEKDAKIIDSEQVKGSKDETKDEGKDKEPSIDGGKEDGSSKVEGKDKEPSKDGGKEDGSSKDEGKAEESSKDEGKAEESSKDEGKAEETLNNEAKKEIVDEDAGKHPTSGHKKDVSDENTVNVENVENVENDDVDVEMKDTEDKKDTASVPPEAPNKALDTADLDSNRDIAHED